Proteins co-encoded in one Vibrio aquimaris genomic window:
- the trmL gene encoding tRNA (uridine(34)/cytosine(34)/5-carboxymethylaminomethyluridine(34)-2'-O)-methyltransferase TrmL codes for MFDIALYEPEIAPNTGNIIRLCANCGANLHLIEPLGFDLDEKKVRRAGLDYHDLARVTRHKDYQAFVDYLETTRCSYRIFACTTKTTGHYVDAQFTKGDVLLFGPETRGLPAQLIESMPMEQRIRIPMMPDARSLNLSNAVAIIAFEAWRQMDFAGAQ; via the coding sequence ATGTTTGACATCGCTCTCTATGAACCAGAAATTGCGCCAAATACTGGTAACATCATCCGCTTATGTGCCAATTGTGGTGCTAACCTTCATCTTATTGAGCCGCTTGGTTTTGATTTGGACGAAAAAAAAGTACGTCGCGCCGGCTTAGACTACCACGACCTTGCACGTGTGACTCGGCATAAAGATTATCAAGCGTTCGTTGATTATCTCGAAACAACACGTTGCAGCTACCGTATTTTTGCCTGCACAACAAAAACAACGGGTCACTATGTTGATGCGCAATTTACCAAAGGCGATGTGCTTTTGTTTGGCCCTGAGACTCGGGGCTTACCTGCACAACTCATCGAGAGCATGCCAATGGAACAAAGGATCCGCATTCCCATGATGCCAGATGCTCGTAGCTTAAACTTATCTAACGCGGTTGCTATCATAGCCTTTGAAGCTTGGCGTCAAATGGACTTTGCAGGCGCCCAGTAA
- a CDS encoding pilus assembly protein PilP yields the protein MIARAKIVVLLCGFLFGCKASQEPLLLEVSDTPIDVSEPISDVAQLHSGFPRYSLDASFELKRDPFSIPESINKATHSSNQCPQSDNFSNNNSINLPLDDLRLAGVIGRKTDYIALIELPSGGVIRVVIGQRIGLEQNIITDISSKVLTISRWTLEDGQCQLVVDTRLKISR from the coding sequence TTGATAGCAAGAGCTAAAATTGTTGTGTTGTTGTGTGGTTTTTTATTTGGCTGCAAAGCGAGTCAAGAACCTTTGTTATTAGAAGTCAGTGATACACCGATAGATGTATCTGAACCTATTAGTGACGTTGCGCAGCTGCATAGTGGCTTTCCCCGTTATAGTTTGGATGCATCCTTTGAACTAAAACGCGATCCTTTTTCTATTCCAGAGTCGATTAATAAAGCCACCCACTCAAGTAATCAATGCCCGCAGTCTGATAACTTTTCAAATAACAATTCGATCAATTTGCCATTGGATGATTTGAGATTAGCTGGGGTTATCGGGCGAAAAACAGACTATATCGCTTTAATTGAGCTTCCTAGTGGAGGTGTAATAAGAGTAGTTATTGGACAGAGGATTGGTCTTGAACAGAACATAATAACCGACATTAGTTCAAAGGTACTCACGATAAGCCGATGGACTCTGGAGGATGGGCAATGTCAATTGGTAGTAGACACTAGATTAAAAATCTCACGTTAG
- a CDS encoding SPOR domain-containing protein, giving the protein MSLTHESRVLELDTQVELLERMQLLTNFGSNLVTVGGAPGAGKSWLAQRYLEAWASDKNQSLLMCHPNQDDQQRRTMVLTQLFSEPMFDPTDPLTDSFARQIGEEGCDVVIVIDDAQQLKEAFVSELWMLVLEAQDKPSWTINVVLFTQSNSLDVLLTRLSYGQDHKPIDLEIDPLTQDEADRFFEHLVIRFVEDEREKRVRNAYRTVALRPGDIMALGDHKVEKRIIIRSIIGSPMNIALLVIAILLLIGGGYWWLMVQPSPEDKMHQVEDTQDKTVLPASPVNTEADTSLSNLDTDKSSDMDSAVISAEDDSQALPPKVTEQASSVGSGQDGQQRVVITSDVVDALIEGKPENASTAENQNVVSKSGIRILPAKTENAPVAVVSEPEKPTKPVVSFSFTKDELKNFSVRSYTLQLAAIQSLEEVQEFLDKHKLAGSVYIYPTVRNGADWYIITYQNYPTIQVARDAVESLPADIQQLDPWAKSLSQVHREIDRVK; this is encoded by the coding sequence ATGAGTTTGACGCATGAATCCCGTGTGTTGGAGTTAGATACTCAGGTAGAACTGCTTGAGCGCATGCAATTGCTAACCAATTTTGGTTCTAATTTAGTCACGGTTGGTGGTGCGCCCGGTGCAGGTAAATCATGGTTAGCCCAACGTTATTTGGAAGCTTGGGCGTCGGATAAAAACCAATCTTTGTTAATGTGTCATCCTAATCAGGATGACCAGCAACGCAGAACCATGGTTTTGACTCAGCTTTTTTCTGAGCCGATGTTTGATCCTACTGACCCTTTAACTGACAGCTTTGCTCGCCAAATAGGTGAAGAGGGCTGTGATGTTGTCATCGTTATCGATGACGCTCAGCAGTTGAAGGAGGCGTTTGTTTCAGAGTTATGGATGTTGGTTCTTGAGGCACAGGACAAACCTAGTTGGACAATCAATGTGGTATTATTTACCCAATCTAATTCGCTTGATGTACTGTTGACGCGTTTGAGTTATGGCCAAGACCACAAGCCCATAGATTTAGAAATAGATCCATTGACTCAGGATGAAGCCGACCGCTTTTTTGAACACCTTGTGATTCGTTTTGTCGAAGATGAAAGAGAAAAGCGTGTACGTAACGCATATCGGACTGTTGCCCTTCGGCCGGGCGACATTATGGCTTTAGGGGATCATAAAGTGGAAAAAAGGATTATTATCCGTTCAATCATTGGCTCACCAATGAATATCGCTCTGTTAGTCATCGCTATACTTCTTCTTATTGGAGGAGGATATTGGTGGCTTATGGTACAGCCTTCGCCCGAAGATAAGATGCATCAAGTTGAGGACACTCAGGATAAGACAGTACTTCCAGCCTCGCCTGTTAATACTGAAGCTGATACATCATTGTCTAATCTTGATACCGACAAGAGTAGTGACATGGACAGCGCAGTAATTTCTGCAGAGGATGACTCTCAGGCACTACCGCCTAAAGTGACAGAGCAAGCCTCTAGTGTCGGTAGTGGTCAAGATGGGCAACAGCGTGTTGTGATCACATCAGATGTGGTTGATGCTCTGATAGAAGGTAAACCTGAAAATGCCAGCACAGCTGAAAATCAAAATGTGGTGAGTAAATCCGGTATTCGTATTTTGCCAGCCAAGACAGAAAATGCTCCTGTTGCTGTCGTATCTGAACCAGAAAAGCCCACTAAACCTGTTGTTTCCTTTTCATTTACTAAGGATGAACTAAAGAATTTTTCTGTGCGCAGCTACACATTGCAACTAGCCGCTATTCAGTCTTTAGAAGAAGTACAAGAATTTCTGGATAAACATAAGCTAGCAGGGAGCGTATATATCTATCCTACAGTGCGAAACGGCGCTGATTGGTACATCATCACTTACCAAAACTACCCAACAATTCAAGTTGCTAGAGATGCCGTGGAGTCCTTGCCTGCCGATATACAGCAGTTGGACCCTTGGGCTAAGTCACTTAGTCAGGTACATAGAGAAATCGATCGAGTGAAATAA
- a CDS encoding Dam family site-specific DNA-(adenine-N6)-methyltransferase — translation MKKQRAFLKWAGGKYGLVEDIQRYLPEGRKLVEPFVGAGSVFLNTDYDHYFLADINPDLINLYNLLKERPQEYISEAKRWFVAENNRKDAYLSIRAEFNGTDDVMYRSLAFLYMNRFGFNGLCRYNKKGGFNVPFGSYKKPYFPEAELEFFASKSKKATFVCESYPETFRRARKGSVVYCDPPYAPLSTTANFTSYAGNGFTLDDQAALADVAEKSAKERHIPVLISNHDTTLTRRLYHGAELNVVKVKRTISRNGAGRNKVDELLALFNPSHDD, via the coding sequence ATGAAGAAGCAGCGCGCCTTTCTCAAATGGGCTGGTGGAAAATACGGTTTAGTTGAAGATATCCAGCGGTACTTACCAGAAGGTCGTAAGCTAGTGGAACCTTTTGTTGGAGCAGGGTCAGTGTTTCTTAACACTGACTATGACCACTATTTTCTTGCCGATATCAATCCAGACCTGATTAACCTTTACAATTTGTTGAAAGAGAGGCCACAAGAGTATATCTCTGAAGCTAAGCGCTGGTTTGTGGCTGAAAATAATCGTAAGGACGCTTATCTGTCGATACGAGCCGAGTTTAATGGTACAGATGATGTGATGTATCGTTCCTTGGCTTTTTTATACATGAATCGATTTGGCTTTAATGGTTTGTGCCGCTACAACAAAAAAGGCGGTTTTAATGTCCCGTTTGGCTCGTACAAAAAACCATATTTTCCCGAAGCGGAATTGGAGTTTTTTGCTAGCAAATCGAAAAAAGCTACCTTCGTTTGTGAAAGCTATCCAGAGACATTTAGGCGTGCCCGTAAGGGAAGTGTGGTTTATTGTGACCCACCTTATGCGCCGTTATCGACCACAGCAAACTTCACTTCTTATGCTGGAAATGGATTCACTCTAGATGATCAAGCTGCTTTGGCTGATGTTGCCGAAAAATCAGCCAAAGAGCGCCATATTCCAGTGTTAATTTCCAATCACGATACAACCCTAACTCGTCGTCTCTATCATGGGGCAGAGCTTAATGTGGTCAAAGTAAAGCGCACCATTAGCCGCAATGGCGCAGGACGCAATAAAGTCGATGAGCTACTGGCTTTGTTCAATCCCAGTCATGATGACTAA
- a CDS encoding type IV pilus secretin PilQ: protein MEKNRIGKSWPLLIGLFFYCQFVHAKEHSPSYQDNIQKVDISDRRLSVNFEDIPVRSVLQHIADYSDVNIVVSDSVSGSVTLRLNDVYWSQLLDMILLVKGLDKRQIGDGLLVFKKSDANFIDNALVSEPQSLQSAIIAMRFANATEIAAILGGDAATSMLSEHGAISVDTRTNALLIRDQATHIEAMKVIISALDVPVKQVQIEARIVSLSEGDVQELGVRWGINTIKGNYTLGGSIENNLSNIRLYSEGESSIDDFLNVDLSVASNTASTIAFQVAKLSSGVLLDLELSALQRESRAEVISSPRLITTNKQAAYIEQGTEIPYLEAASSGATSVNFKKAVLSLKVTPQITADNRLILDLKVTQDRPGQVVKTGTGEAVAIDTQRIGTQVLVNDGETIVLGGIYQHSVSDAVDKVPLLGDIPLLGGLFRRSYQQMGKSELLIFVTPTLITP from the coding sequence ATGGAGAAAAACAGAATTGGTAAAAGTTGGCCCTTATTGATTGGCTTATTTTTCTATTGTCAGTTTGTCCACGCGAAGGAACATTCCCCTTCTTATCAAGATAACATTCAAAAAGTGGATATCAGTGACCGCAGGCTATCGGTTAACTTTGAAGATATTCCTGTACGGAGTGTGTTGCAGCATATAGCTGATTACAGCGACGTTAATATCGTGGTGTCTGATTCTGTATCTGGGTCTGTGACGTTAAGGCTCAACGATGTTTACTGGTCGCAACTGCTCGATATGATTCTGTTGGTTAAGGGCCTTGATAAACGCCAGATTGGTGATGGTTTGTTGGTATTTAAAAAATCAGATGCAAATTTCATTGATAATGCATTAGTGTCTGAACCGCAATCATTGCAGTCTGCAATTATTGCCATGCGGTTTGCCAATGCCACAGAGATCGCCGCAATATTAGGAGGTGATGCGGCAACCTCCATGCTGTCAGAGCACGGCGCTATTTCTGTAGATACAAGAACCAATGCGCTCTTGATTCGCGATCAAGCTACTCATATTGAGGCGATGAAAGTCATTATCTCGGCACTCGATGTACCTGTAAAACAAGTACAAATAGAAGCGCGTATTGTGAGTTTGAGTGAAGGTGATGTTCAAGAGCTGGGTGTTCGTTGGGGAATCAATACGATTAAGGGCAATTATACTCTTGGTGGTTCGATAGAAAATAATTTATCAAACATAAGATTATATTCAGAAGGTGAATCCAGCATTGATGACTTCCTTAATGTTGATCTTTCAGTTGCATCTAACACTGCCTCGACAATTGCTTTTCAAGTCGCTAAATTGAGTAGTGGAGTCTTGCTTGATCTTGAGTTATCGGCGCTGCAAAGAGAGTCAAGAGCTGAGGTTATTTCTAGCCCACGTTTGATTACTACCAACAAGCAAGCTGCGTACATAGAACAAGGTACAGAAATTCCTTATTTGGAAGCAGCTTCGAGTGGTGCTACCAGCGTTAACTTTAAAAAGGCGGTATTAAGCCTCAAGGTAACGCCTCAGATAACCGCTGATAATCGCCTGATCCTTGACCTTAAGGTTACGCAAGATAGGCCGGGCCAAGTTGTGAAAACAGGCACAGGTGAAGCTGTCGCCATAGATACTCAACGCATTGGTACTCAGGTACTGGTTAATGATGGCGAGACGATAGTGTTGGGCGGCATTTATCAACATAGTGTGTCAGATGCCGTTGATAAAGTGCCACTTTTGGGCGATATTCCGTTATTAGGAGGGCTTTTTCGTCGGAGTTATCAGCAAATGGGAAAAAGTGAACTGCTTATTTTTGTCACACCGACTTTGATTACTCCTTAA
- the rpe gene encoding ribulose-phosphate 3-epimerase, translated as MKDFLIAPSILSADMARLGEDVDKVLAAGADVVHFDVMDNHYVPNLTFGAPICQALRDYGITAPIDVHLMVKPVDRIIPDFAKAGASMITFHIEASEHVDRTLQLIKEHGCKAGVVLNPATPLSHLEYIMDKLDMILLMSVNPGFGGQSFIPKTLDKLKAVRRLIDQSGRDIRLEIDGGVKVENIKEIAQAGADMFVAGSAIFNQPDYKQVIDQMREELAKVR; from the coding sequence ATGAAAGATTTTCTTATTGCTCCATCCATTTTATCTGCTGATATGGCACGTCTTGGTGAGGACGTTGACAAAGTCCTCGCTGCAGGGGCAGATGTGGTTCACTTTGATGTGATGGATAATCATTACGTACCTAACCTAACATTTGGTGCCCCTATTTGCCAAGCTTTGCGTGATTACGGCATTACTGCGCCAATTGATGTGCATTTGATGGTAAAACCTGTTGATCGCATTATTCCAGACTTTGCCAAAGCGGGCGCTTCTATGATTACCTTTCATATCGAAGCTTCTGAGCATGTTGATCGCACCTTACAGCTCATCAAAGAACATGGATGTAAAGCAGGGGTCGTGCTAAACCCAGCCACACCACTTTCTCACCTGGAATATATTATGGATAAGCTGGATATGATTTTGCTTATGTCAGTTAATCCTGGTTTTGGTGGGCAATCATTTATCCCTAAAACGCTTGATAAACTCAAAGCGGTGCGTCGCCTAATCGATCAGTCTGGACGCGATATTCGGTTAGAAATTGATGGTGGGGTTAAGGTCGAAAATATCAAAGAAATTGCTCAAGCAGGCGCGGACATGTTTGTTGCAGGTTCGGCGATTTTTAATCAACCAGATTATAAGCAAGTGATTGATCAAATGCGTGAAGAGTTAGCAAAGGTAAGATAG
- the trpS gene encoding tryptophan--tRNA ligase, which produces MSKPIVLSGVQPSGELSIGNYLGALRQWQQMQDDYDCQYCVVDLHAITVRQDPKALHEATLDALAICLAVGVDPQKSTLFVQSHVPEHAQLGWLLNCYTQMGELSRMTQFKDKSARYANDVNAGLFGYPVLMAADILLYGAHQVPVGNDQKQHLELARDIATRFNNIYAPGAPIFTVPEPYIPTVNARVMSLQDATKKMSKSDDNRKNVITLLEEPKSILKKINKAQTDTETPPRIVHDWDNKAGISNLMGLYSAATGMSFEEIEAQYKGVEMYGPFKKDVGEAIVAMLEPIQAKYRRIREDRAYMDSVMKQGAEKASTRAAQTLSKVYQAVGFVARP; this is translated from the coding sequence ATGAGCAAGCCCATTGTATTGAGTGGTGTTCAACCCTCAGGTGAACTAAGTATCGGTAACTACTTGGGTGCTCTACGTCAGTGGCAACAGATGCAAGACGATTATGATTGCCAATACTGTGTGGTTGACCTTCATGCGATTACGGTTCGCCAGGACCCTAAAGCACTGCATGAAGCGACGCTAGATGCATTGGCGATTTGTTTGGCCGTTGGTGTTGATCCACAAAAGAGCACGCTATTTGTTCAATCTCATGTACCAGAGCATGCACAATTGGGCTGGCTTCTTAATTGTTACACCCAGATGGGAGAGCTGAGTCGAATGACTCAGTTTAAAGACAAATCTGCTCGATATGCCAATGATGTTAATGCGGGTTTATTTGGTTATCCTGTTCTGATGGCGGCAGATATTTTACTGTATGGAGCTCACCAAGTACCTGTAGGTAACGATCAGAAGCAGCACCTAGAATTAGCACGCGATATCGCGACTCGCTTTAATAACATTTATGCGCCAGGTGCGCCGATTTTCACTGTACCTGAGCCTTATATTCCCACAGTGAATGCACGAGTTATGAGTTTGCAAGATGCCACCAAGAAAATGTCTAAATCAGACGATAATCGCAAAAATGTCATCACTCTATTAGAAGAGCCTAAATCGATCCTCAAAAAGATAAATAAGGCTCAAACCGACACGGAAACGCCGCCACGTATTGTGCATGACTGGGATAACAAAGCGGGTATCTCTAACCTCATGGGGCTTTACTCAGCGGCAACGGGGATGAGCTTTGAAGAAATTGAAGCGCAATATAAAGGCGTTGAAATGTATGGTCCGTTCAAGAAAGACGTTGGTGAAGCCATTGTCGCTATGCTTGAGCCTATTCAGGCGAAATACCGACGTATTCGTGAAGACCGTGCCTATATGGATAGTGTGATGAAGCAAGGAGCTGAAAAGGCTTCTACTCGTGCGGCGCAAACCTTGAGTAAGGTCTATCAAGCAGTCGGTTTTGTTGCTCGTCCATAA
- the pilO gene encoding type 4a pilus biogenesis protein PilO, translating to MIESNYFASLSITKLSRVVRVCLLGGYLAFVLMVGFLLYMRPHMVLLGSLLSKERLSKQTLDSTSSTVLPYEKLQSELRALQKIESRLKEQLSSPARLPEVVKDLSALAEQNSLQISSIIQTGIEKANDRFNPELEIELYGEYRDLVAFFHFVSNAPSFIQFKSIDWTRRKGEGDGLRMKGTLTLCMGSFELDSKS from the coding sequence GAGTAGTCCGAGTCTGTTTGCTTGGTGGCTACCTAGCCTTTGTCTTAATGGTTGGTTTTTTGCTTTATATGCGGCCACATATGGTCTTACTCGGCTCTTTGCTAAGTAAAGAGCGTCTATCAAAGCAAACGCTAGACTCAACCAGTAGCACTGTGTTGCCCTATGAAAAACTACAGAGTGAGCTAAGAGCACTGCAAAAAATAGAAAGTCGATTGAAGGAGCAATTATCGTCTCCTGCAAGGCTGCCAGAAGTGGTTAAAGATTTAAGCGCGTTAGCAGAGCAAAATTCTTTGCAGATATCGAGCATTATTCAAACCGGCATAGAAAAAGCCAATGATAGGTTTAATCCAGAACTTGAAATTGAGCTTTATGGTGAGTATCGAGATTTAGTCGCCTTTTTTCATTTTGTCTCTAATGCCCCTTCTTTTATTCAGTTTAAAAGTATTGATTGGACTAGGCGTAAGGGAGAAGGTGATGGCCTGCGTATGAAGGGGACACTTACTCTTTGTATGGGGAGTTTTGAACTTGATAGCAAGAGCTAA
- a CDS encoding phosphoglycolate phosphatase produces the protein MSNIKLIAFDLDGTLLDSVPDLAVAADQTVQALGFPRVTEEQVRDYVGNGADVLIARALSASIEVNPDLDPDLQAKARQLFDDYYEKTGHQLSHLYAKVSQTLEQLHQAGFVVALVTNKPSKFVPEVLNKHQIDMFFAEIIGGDTFPDKKPNPMALNWLLEKYELQPEQMLMVGDSKNDILAAKNAGCLSFGLTYGYNHGEPISDSKPDFVSDCIADLLDVTQVCPQL, from the coding sequence ATGAGTAATATAAAATTGATCGCGTTTGATCTTGATGGCACTTTACTTGATAGTGTGCCAGATCTCGCTGTAGCAGCTGATCAGACAGTGCAAGCCCTTGGTTTTCCTCGTGTTACCGAAGAGCAAGTGCGTGACTACGTTGGTAATGGTGCCGATGTGCTTATCGCGAGAGCCTTGAGCGCTAGTATTGAAGTTAACCCCGATTTAGATCCTGATCTCCAAGCTAAGGCTCGTCAGCTATTTGATGATTATTATGAGAAAACTGGACATCAACTGAGTCACTTGTACGCAAAAGTTAGCCAAACCCTCGAGCAGCTTCATCAAGCAGGGTTTGTAGTGGCTTTGGTGACCAATAAGCCGTCTAAGTTTGTTCCTGAGGTGCTTAACAAGCATCAAATTGATATGTTTTTTGCTGAGATCATTGGTGGTGACACTTTCCCAGATAAGAAGCCCAATCCCATGGCTCTTAACTGGTTACTTGAGAAATATGAGTTACAGCCGGAGCAGATGTTGATGGTCGGAGATTCAAAAAATGATATTTTAGCTGCAAAAAATGCTGGCTGCTTATCATTTGGACTTACCTATGGTTACAATCATGGTGAGCCAATCTCGGATTCAAAGCCCGACTTTGTATCTGATTGCATTGCTGATTTGCTCGATGTTACTCAGGTTTGTCCGCAGTTGTAA
- the aroK gene encoding shikimate kinase AroK: MAEKRNIFLVGPMGAGKSTIGRHLAQQLHMEFVDSDTVIEERTGADIAWVFDVEGEDGFRVREERVINDLTEEQGIVLATGGGSINSKENRNRLSARGIVVYLETTIEKQLARTNRDKKRPLLQTDNPRDVLESLAGERNPLYEEIADYTVRTDDQSAKVVANQIVKMLEER; this comes from the coding sequence ATGGCTGAAAAACGCAATATTTTTCTTGTTGGACCTATGGGTGCTGGCAAAAGTACAATTGGTAGACATCTCGCTCAACAGCTTCATATGGAGTTTGTGGATTCGGATACCGTAATTGAAGAACGAACAGGCGCTGATATCGCTTGGGTATTTGACGTAGAAGGTGAAGACGGCTTTCGTGTGCGCGAAGAAAGGGTGATCAACGATCTGACCGAAGAGCAAGGTATTGTTCTGGCGACAGGTGGAGGTTCAATCAATAGCAAAGAAAACCGTAATCGTCTTTCTGCGCGCGGAATTGTTGTTTATCTGGAAACAACAATAGAAAAGCAACTTGCACGTACTAATCGTGATAAAAAACGTCCTTTATTACAGACGGATAACCCGCGAGATGTGCTAGAGTCGCTAGCTGGTGAACGTAACCCTCTTTATGAGGAAATTGCGGACTACACAGTACGAACTGACGATCAAAGTGCAAAAGTGGTAGCCAACCAGATTGTAAAAATGCTAGAAGAACGTTAA
- the aroB gene encoding 3-dehydroquinate synthase yields the protein MERITVSLGERSYPISIGAGLFSDPAHLSFLSAKQKVVVITNVTVAPLYAHKILTLLEHIGCEASVLELPDGEQYKSLDTFNTVMSYLLEGNYARDVVVIALGGGVIGDLVGFSAACYQRGVDFIQIPTTLLSQVDSSVGGKTAVNHKLGKNMIGAFYQPKSVIIDTDCLKTLPAREFAAGIAEVIKYGIIYDEAFFVWLEDNLDDLYALDEQALTYAISRCCQIKAEVVAKDEKESGIRALLNLGHTFGHAIEAELGYGKWLHGEAVSSGTLMAAKTAELQGLITPQQVEQILSILKKAQLPVHTPDTMTFDDFMKHMMRDKKVLSGELRLVLPTGIGSAEVVKGVPESIIRQAIDFCRDI from the coding sequence ATGGAAAGGATTACGGTCAGCTTAGGTGAGCGTAGCTATCCAATTTCAATTGGCGCCGGATTATTTAGTGATCCGGCCCACCTTTCATTTTTATCTGCCAAACAAAAAGTGGTTGTGATCACTAACGTCACGGTTGCTCCATTATATGCACATAAAATACTAACTCTTCTTGAACACATTGGCTGTGAGGCATCAGTGCTTGAATTACCTGATGGTGAGCAATATAAATCACTGGATACCTTCAATACCGTCATGAGCTATTTGCTCGAAGGTAATTATGCTCGTGACGTGGTGGTAATTGCTCTTGGTGGCGGGGTTATTGGTGATCTTGTTGGGTTTTCGGCAGCCTGTTATCAACGTGGCGTTGATTTTATCCAGATCCCGACGACTCTGCTATCTCAAGTTGATTCATCTGTTGGCGGCAAAACTGCGGTCAATCATAAGTTAGGCAAGAATATGATAGGAGCTTTCTATCAGCCTAAATCTGTTATTATTGATACTGATTGTCTGAAAACCTTACCAGCGAGAGAGTTTGCTGCAGGCATTGCTGAAGTGATTAAATACGGGATTATCTACGACGAGGCATTTTTTGTCTGGTTGGAAGATAACCTTGACGACTTATATGCGTTAGATGAGCAAGCTTTGACCTATGCGATTTCACGTTGTTGCCAAATCAAAGCTGAGGTGGTTGCAAAGGACGAAAAAGAGTCTGGTATTCGCGCCTTGCTTAATCTTGGCCATACATTTGGCCATGCGATTGAGGCTGAGTTGGGTTATGGTAAGTGGCTCCATGGTGAGGCGGTGTCTTCCGGTACCTTGATGGCGGCGAAAACAGCTGAGCTGCAAGGGCTTATTACACCACAGCAAGTGGAGCAAATTCTCTCTATACTAAAAAAAGCACAATTGCCTGTGCATACACCAGACACCATGACTTTTGACGACTTCATGAAACACATGATGCGTGACAAGAAAGTACTTTCTGGTGAGCTGCGTTTAGTGTTACCTACTGGAATTGGTAGCGCCGAAGTTGTGAAAGGTGTGCCTGAATCGATTATTCGACAAGCGATCGATTTTTGTCGCGATATTTGA
- a CDS encoding superoxide dismutase, translating to MSHIFPELPYAYDSLEPYIDAKTMEVHYSKHHRTYFDKFVTAVSGTELESTRLDDIFANISQHSPAVRNNGGGYYNHILYWNCMAPNGGGKPSGKLADDINSTFDSFENFRQLFAQAAINTFGSGFAWLIVKDGQLKITSTSNQDNPLMDVAVEQGEPILALDVWEHAYYISYQNRRPEYIDAWWNVVNWNAVSENYALALADNK from the coding sequence ATGTCCCACATTTTTCCAGAACTTCCCTATGCTTATGATTCACTCGAACCATACATAGACGCCAAAACCATGGAAGTGCATTACAGCAAGCATCACAGAACATATTTCGACAAGTTTGTTACCGCAGTATCGGGGACTGAATTGGAATCAACAAGATTGGATGATATCTTTGCTAATATCTCCCAGCATTCTCCAGCAGTTCGTAATAATGGTGGCGGCTACTACAACCACATCTTATATTGGAATTGCATGGCGCCAAACGGCGGTGGAAAACCTAGCGGTAAACTGGCCGATGACATCAACTCAACCTTTGATAGCTTTGAAAACTTCCGGCAATTGTTTGCGCAAGCCGCTATCAATACTTTTGGGTCAGGGTTTGCATGGTTGATCGTAAAAGATGGACAACTGAAGATCACGTCAACGAGCAATCAAGATAATCCTCTAATGGATGTAGCCGTTGAACAAGGTGAACCTATTTTAGCCCTCGATGTGTGGGAACATGCCTACTACATCAGTTACCAAAACCGCCGACCAGAGTACATTGATGCATGGTGGAATGTCGTCAATTGGAATGCTGTTAGCGAAAATTACGCCCTAGCTCTTGCCGATAATAAATAG